A single genomic interval of Ramlibacter pinisoli harbors:
- a CDS encoding PIG-L deacetylase family protein, with amino-acid sequence MLPLSLARDPSGPLELLFLGAHCDDIEIGCGGTILQLLAQRPHAQVTWVVFSSDAVREQEARAGAARFLGDAAGRARVVVRQFRDGYFPYQGAEVKQCFDELRQEVDPDVIFTHHRDDRHQDHRTVSDLTWNTWRRHLILEYEIPKYDGDLGTPNLYSPLPQAMVERKARIIREVYRSQAGKDWMAEDTFLSIARLRGIESGAPERHAEAFHCRKLVLGA; translated from the coding sequence ATGCTGCCGCTGTCCCTGGCCCGCGATCCGTCCGGCCCGCTCGAGCTGCTGTTCCTCGGCGCGCACTGCGACGACATCGAGATCGGCTGCGGCGGCACCATCCTGCAGTTGCTGGCGCAGCGACCGCACGCGCAGGTCACCTGGGTGGTCTTCAGTTCCGACGCCGTCCGCGAGCAGGAGGCGCGTGCCGGCGCGGCCCGCTTCCTCGGCGATGCCGCAGGGCGGGCCCGTGTCGTGGTCCGGCAGTTCCGGGACGGCTACTTCCCCTACCAGGGCGCCGAGGTCAAGCAGTGCTTCGACGAGCTGCGCCAGGAAGTCGATCCGGATGTGATCTTCACCCATCACCGCGACGACCGGCACCAGGACCACCGCACGGTCAGCGACCTGACCTGGAACACCTGGCGGCGGCACCTGATCCTGGAATACGAGATCCCCAAGTACGACGGCGACCTGGGCACGCCCAACCTCTACAGCCCGCTGCCGCAGGCGATGGTCGAGCGCAAGGCCCGCATCATCCGGGAGGTCTACCGCTCGCAGGCCGGCAAGGACTGGATGGCGGAGGACACCTTCCTCTCGATCGCCCGGCTGCGCGGCATCGAAAGCGGCGCGCCCGAACGGCACGCCGAGGCGTTCCACTGCCGCAAGCTAGTGCTGGGCGCGTGA
- a CDS encoding sugar phosphate nucleotidyltransferase, which produces MKVVLFCGGLGMRIRDAENVPKPLVHIGHRPLLWHVMKYYAHFGHKDFILCLGYRADAIKNYFLNYNECVSNDFVLSGGGRNVELMGRDIEDWRITFADTGISSNIGQRLRAVQKYLQGEDEFLVNYSDGLTDLPLTEHLDYFHQHGKVASFMCVRPNLSYHVVSLQPGSNMVADIRPIDNGAIRINGGYFIFNKQIFEYMRDREELVEEPFRRLASDQQLLAYVYDGFWASMDTIKDKQHLENLYSTGNAPWEVWKAGKAAAVERRTDVPAGQ; this is translated from the coding sequence ATGAAAGTCGTGTTGTTTTGCGGTGGATTGGGCATGCGCATCCGTGATGCCGAAAACGTGCCGAAGCCGCTGGTGCACATCGGGCACCGGCCGCTCCTGTGGCACGTCATGAAGTACTACGCGCATTTCGGCCACAAGGATTTCATCCTCTGCCTCGGTTACCGCGCCGACGCGATCAAGAACTACTTCCTGAACTACAACGAGTGCGTCTCGAACGACTTCGTGCTCTCCGGCGGCGGCCGGAACGTGGAGCTCATGGGCCGCGACATCGAGGACTGGCGCATCACGTTCGCCGACACCGGCATCTCGTCGAACATCGGGCAGCGGCTGCGGGCCGTGCAGAAGTACCTGCAGGGGGAGGATGAGTTCCTGGTCAACTACAGCGACGGCCTGACCGACCTGCCGCTGACCGAGCACCTCGATTACTTCCACCAGCACGGCAAGGTGGCCAGTTTCATGTGCGTGCGGCCGAACCTGAGCTACCACGTGGTCTCACTCCAACCCGGCAGCAACATGGTGGCCGACATCCGCCCCATCGACAACGGCGCGATCCGCATCAACGGCGGCTACTTCATCTTCAACAAGCAGATCTTCGAGTACATGCGCGACCGCGAGGAGCTGGTGGAGGAGCCGTTCCGCCGCCTCGCGAGCGACCAGCAGCTGCTGGCCTACGTGTACGACGGCTTCTGGGCCAGCATGGACACCATCAAGGACAAGCAGCACCTGGAGAACCTGTACTCGACCGGCAACGCCCCCTGGGAGGTGTGGAAGGCCGGCAAGGCCGCGGCGGTCGAGCGCCGCACGGACGTTCCCGCGGGGCAGTGA
- a CDS encoding ABC transporter permease, translating into MWSAVRPNERNLGAWQVAVLAGMLVLWHLLSRNQQTAFFIGEPVLVAGRIWAWFVPATLPPNALFPEGLEGRADIYLHLGITLLETVLAFGAGTLLGLGFGLWLALAPAAGAILDPYLKAANSMPRVILAPIFALWFGLGIWSKVALAVTLVFFIVFFNVYQGVKEVSPVVLANARMLGANRRQLLRTVYLPSATSWVFSSLHTSVGLAFVGAVVGEYLGSARGVGYLILQAEGTFDVNTVFAGIVVLTAFALALDGLVGRIERRLMKWQPRQGETEKL; encoded by the coding sequence ATGTGGTCTGCGGTGCGCCCCAACGAACGCAACCTGGGAGCCTGGCAGGTGGCGGTGCTGGCCGGCATGCTGGTGCTGTGGCATCTCCTGTCGCGCAACCAGCAGACGGCGTTCTTCATCGGCGAGCCGGTGCTGGTGGCCGGGCGCATCTGGGCGTGGTTCGTGCCGGCCACGCTGCCGCCGAACGCGCTGTTCCCGGAGGGCCTGGAAGGCCGCGCCGACATCTACCTGCACCTGGGCATCACCTTGCTGGAGACGGTGCTGGCGTTCGGCGCCGGCACGCTGCTCGGCCTGGGCTTCGGCCTGTGGCTGGCGCTGGCGCCGGCGGCCGGCGCCATCCTCGACCCCTACCTCAAGGCCGCCAACTCGATGCCGCGCGTCATCCTCGCGCCGATCTTCGCCCTCTGGTTCGGGCTGGGCATCTGGAGCAAGGTGGCGCTGGCGGTCACCCTGGTGTTCTTCATCGTTTTCTTCAACGTCTACCAGGGCGTCAAGGAGGTCAGCCCGGTGGTGCTGGCCAACGCGCGCATGCTGGGCGCCAACCGCCGGCAGCTCCTGCGCACCGTCTACCTGCCCAGCGCCACCAGCTGGGTGTTCTCCAGCCTGCACACGTCGGTCGGGCTCGCCTTCGTGGGCGCAGTGGTGGGCGAGTACCTGGGGTCGGCCCGCGGCGTCGGTTACCTGATCCTGCAGGCCGAGGGCACGTTCGACGTCAACACGGTGTTCGCGGGCATTGTCGTGTTGACGGCCTTCGCGCTGGCCCTCGATGGGCTGGTGGGGCGCATTGAGCGCCGGCTCATGAAGTGGCAGCCACGGCAGGGCGAGACCGAAAAGCTGTAG
- a CDS encoding ABC transporter ATP-binding protein, giving the protein MAADALELVDLTVTFRSKDAPGQRYTAVGGTTLRVAAGEFVSVVGPTGCGKSTLLNVAAGLLQPSSGQVRVFGEPLAGTNRRAGYMFQSDALMPWRSALANVMAGLQYRGAGDADAADQARAWLARVGLSGFEDRYPHQLSGGMRKRTALAQVLALDPDIILMDEPFSALDIQTRQLMENEVLALWAAKRKAVLFITHDLDESIAMSDRVVVLSAGPATHPIGEFTIDLPRPRDVAEVRMHPRFVDLHARIWAVLRDEVLKGYAQQLQKAA; this is encoded by the coding sequence ATGGCTGCGGACGCCCTCGAACTCGTCGACCTCACCGTCACTTTCCGGTCGAAGGACGCTCCCGGCCAGCGCTACACGGCCGTCGGCGGCACCACCCTGCGGGTGGCCGCCGGCGAGTTCGTCTCGGTCGTCGGCCCCACCGGCTGCGGCAAGTCGACGTTGCTGAACGTCGCGGCCGGCCTCCTGCAACCCTCGTCCGGCCAGGTGCGGGTGTTCGGCGAGCCGCTGGCCGGCACCAACCGCCGGGCCGGCTACATGTTCCAGTCCGACGCCCTGATGCCCTGGCGCAGCGCGCTGGCGAACGTCATGGCCGGCCTGCAGTATCGCGGCGCCGGCGATGCCGACGCGGCCGACCAGGCGCGCGCCTGGCTGGCCCGCGTGGGCCTGTCCGGTTTCGAGGACCGCTACCCCCACCAGCTCTCGGGCGGCATGCGCAAGCGCACGGCGCTCGCCCAGGTGCTGGCGCTCGACCCCGACATCATCCTGATGGATGAGCCGTTCTCGGCGCTGGACATCCAGACGCGCCAGCTGATGGAAAACGAGGTGCTGGCGCTGTGGGCGGCGAAGCGGAAGGCCGTGCTGTTCATCACGCACGACCTCGACGAGTCCATCGCCATGAGCGACCGCGTCGTCGTGCTGTCCGCCGGGCCGGCCACGCACCCCATCGGCGAATTCACGATCGACCTGCCGCGCCCGCGTGACGTGGCCGAGGTGCGAATGCACCCGCGCTTCGTCGACCTGCACGCGCGCATCTGGGCGGTGCTGCGCGACGAAGTGCTCAAGGGCTATGCCCAGCAACTGCAGAAGGCCGCGTAG
- a CDS encoding ABC transporter substrate-binding protein, producing the protein MIAPAITRRSFALAAGAAVAVVAVPALRAQARIEKPRLSLAVGGKAAFYYLPLTISEQLGYFRAEGLEVEISDFSGGARALQALVGGSADIVSGAYEHTINMQAKNQFIEAIVLQGRAPQIAMGVSTKTMSGYTSLADLRGKKIGVTAPGSSTNMVSNLVLSRAGIKANEVSYVGVGTAAGALAALRSGQIDAMSNIDPVMTMLEQKGDVKIISDTRTLKGTQEVFGGLMPAACLYTHVEFVQKYPNTCQALANAIVHGLKWLQTAGPSDIIKTVPDSYLLGDRALYLASFNKVREAICLDGLLPEEGARTALKALASFEPTVKVDKINLARTYTNEFARRAKDKFKA; encoded by the coding sequence ATGATTGCCCCCGCCATCACCCGCCGCAGCTTCGCGCTCGCCGCCGGCGCGGCGGTCGCGGTAGTGGCGGTCCCCGCCTTGCGCGCGCAGGCGCGCATCGAGAAGCCCCGGCTCTCGCTGGCGGTCGGCGGCAAGGCGGCGTTCTACTACCTGCCCCTCACCATCTCCGAGCAACTCGGCTACTTCCGCGCCGAAGGCCTCGAGGTGGAAATCTCCGACTTCTCCGGCGGCGCGCGCGCGCTGCAGGCGCTGGTGGGTGGCTCGGCCGACATCGTGAGCGGCGCGTACGAGCACACCATCAACATGCAGGCCAAGAACCAGTTCATCGAGGCCATCGTGTTGCAGGGCCGCGCACCGCAGATCGCGATGGGCGTGTCCACCAAGACCATGTCGGGCTACACGTCGCTGGCCGACCTGCGGGGCAAGAAGATCGGTGTCACCGCGCCCGGTTCGTCGACCAACATGGTTTCCAACCTGGTGCTCTCGCGCGCCGGCATCAAGGCCAACGAGGTCAGTTATGTCGGCGTGGGGACGGCGGCCGGCGCGCTGGCGGCGTTGCGTTCCGGCCAGATCGATGCCATGAGCAACATCGATCCGGTCATGACGATGCTCGAGCAGAAGGGCGACGTGAAGATCATCAGCGACACGCGCACGCTCAAGGGCACGCAGGAGGTGTTCGGCGGGCTGATGCCGGCCGCCTGCCTGTACACGCACGTCGAATTCGTCCAGAAGTACCCCAATACCTGCCAGGCACTGGCCAATGCCATCGTGCACGGCCTGAAGTGGCTGCAGACCGCGGGACCGAGCGACATCATCAAGACCGTCCCCGACAGCTACCTGCTGGGCGACCGCGCCCTCTACCTGGCCTCCTTCAACAAGGTGCGCGAGGCCATCTGCCTCGATGGCCTGCTGCCGGAGGAGGGCGCACGCACGGCGCTGAAGGCCCTGGCGAGCTTCGAGCCCACGGTCAAGGTCGACAAGATCAACCTGGCCCGCACCTACACCAACGAGTTCGCCCGCCGGGCCAAAGACAAGTTCAAAGCCTGA
- a CDS encoding MAPEG family protein: MGPVRFTVAYWCVLAAALLPYACAYLAKSGGFGRPRSQGGYDNQDPRAWLGKLTDWRARANAAQANSFEALPFFIGAVVIAHQVAAPQTLVDILAVVFVTLRVVYIAMYVAGLPTIRSAIWALAFVVNVGILLAGLR, encoded by the coding sequence ATGGGACCTGTCCGCTTCACCGTTGCCTACTGGTGCGTGCTCGCCGCCGCGCTGCTGCCGTACGCCTGCGCCTACCTGGCCAAGTCGGGCGGATTCGGCCGGCCACGCAGCCAGGGCGGGTACGACAACCAGGATCCCCGGGCGTGGCTCGGCAAGCTCACCGATTGGCGGGCGCGCGCGAACGCCGCCCAGGCCAACAGCTTCGAGGCGCTCCCGTTCTTCATCGGAGCCGTCGTCATCGCCCACCAGGTGGCCGCGCCGCAGACGCTGGTGGACATCCTGGCGGTGGTCTTCGTCACGCTGCGGGTGGTCTACATCGCCATGTACGTGGCCGGCCTGCCGACCATCCGGTCGGCCATTTGGGCCCTCGCGTTCGTGGTGAACGTGGGCATCCTGCTGGCCGGCCTGCGCTAG
- the recR gene encoding recombination mediator RecR, which translates to MADPSLNALVDALRRLPGVGVKSASRMAYHLLQHDREGAQLLAQALMQATARIRQCSLCHTFTEEEVCPTCRDPQRDASKLCVVETPADQAALERTAAYRGRYFVLMGKLSPLDGIGPQDIGLGKLFQRATDGLVQEVILATNFTAEGEATAHVIGEALKQRGLKVTRLARGVPAGSELEYVDLGTIAHALVDRR; encoded by the coding sequence GTGGCTGATCCCTCCCTCAACGCACTCGTCGACGCCTTGCGGCGCCTGCCCGGCGTCGGCGTGAAGTCGGCGTCGCGCATGGCCTACCACCTGCTGCAGCACGACCGCGAAGGCGCGCAGCTGCTCGCGCAGGCGCTGATGCAGGCGACCGCCCGCATCCGGCAATGCAGCCTGTGCCACACCTTCACCGAGGAAGAGGTCTGCCCGACCTGCCGCGATCCGCAGCGCGATGCCAGCAAGCTCTGTGTGGTCGAGACGCCGGCCGACCAGGCCGCGCTGGAGCGCACTGCGGCGTACCGAGGCCGCTATTTCGTGCTGATGGGCAAGCTCAGTCCGCTGGACGGCATCGGCCCCCAGGACATCGGGCTGGGCAAGCTGTTCCAGCGCGCCACCGACGGCCTCGTCCAGGAGGTCATCCTGGCGACCAATTTCACCGCCGAGGGCGAGGCCACCGCGCACGTCATCGGCGAGGCCCTGAAGCAGCGCGGGCTGAAAGTCACGCGCCTCGCGCGCGGCGTGCCGGCCGGCAGCGAGCTCGAATACGTGGACCTGGGCACCATCGCCCACGCCCTCGTCGACCGTCGCTGA
- a CDS encoding YbaB/EbfC family nucleoid-associated protein produces MFNKGQLAGLMKQAQAMQDNLKKAQDELATIEVTGESGAGLVKVTMTCKHDVKRVAIDPSLLADDKDMLEDLVAAAFNAAVRKAEETSQEKMGKITAGMPGLPGGMKFPF; encoded by the coding sequence ATGTTCAACAAGGGACAGCTGGCCGGCCTGATGAAACAGGCCCAGGCCATGCAGGACAACCTGAAGAAAGCCCAGGACGAACTGGCGACCATCGAGGTCACCGGGGAATCGGGCGCCGGCCTCGTCAAGGTCACCATGACGTGCAAGCACGACGTCAAGCGCGTCGCCATCGACCCCAGCCTGCTCGCCGACGACAAGGACATGCTGGAAGACCTGGTCGCCGCCGCCTTCAACGCCGCCGTGCGCAAGGCCGAGGAGACCTCGCAGGAGAAGATGGGCAAGATCACTGCCGGCATGCCGGGCCTGCCCGGCGGCATGAAGTTCCCGTTTTGA
- the dnaX gene encoding DNA polymerase III subunit gamma/tau, giving the protein MSYLVLARKYRPKTFGEMVGQEHVVQALSNALTQQRLHHAYLFTGTRGVGKTTVSRILAKSLNCQGPDGQGGITATPCGVCQACTDIDSGRFVDYTELDAASNRGVDEVQSLLEQAVYKPVQGRFKVFMIDEVHMLTGHAFNAMLKTLEEPPEYLKFVLATTDPQKVPVTVLSRCLQFNLRPMAPETVNDHLANVLQAEGVEADPQALRLLARAARGSMRDALSLTDQAIAFGGGGLREPAVRQMLGSVDRSHVFRLIEALAAGDGRTVVAVSGELRLNGLSAAGALEEMAAVLQRMAVVQAVPEAGDAADPDAGQVTRLAGLLPADETQLLYTMCLHGRAELGLAPDEYAALTMVLLRLLAFQPGTATAAAEKKTLIDARPAVEPPAAVPLAPVRAPAAPPVVAPAALAPAAAPARPATAPANNIPPGRVLPVVEPPAVRGAAPARERPAAGGGEVVGVPVRQQPESAREAASAPATGFVATEEGDFWHATVQQLAAAEAISALVRELGLQSQLVARDTGHWLLRVERESLNQPAARERLQTALRAAGHDVALAVEVGPVTDSPARRNAAAAAERQKAAEEVILNDPFVQQMMRDFGARIVPGSIKPA; this is encoded by the coding sequence ATGTCGTATCTCGTGCTCGCCCGCAAGTACCGGCCGAAGACCTTCGGCGAGATGGTGGGGCAGGAGCACGTCGTCCAGGCGCTGTCGAACGCGCTGACCCAGCAGCGGTTGCACCACGCCTACCTGTTCACCGGCACGCGCGGTGTCGGCAAGACCACCGTCTCGCGCATCCTGGCCAAGTCGCTCAATTGCCAGGGCCCGGACGGGCAGGGCGGCATCACCGCCACGCCGTGCGGCGTGTGCCAGGCCTGCACCGACATCGACTCCGGCCGGTTCGTCGACTACACCGAGCTCGACGCCGCCTCGAACCGCGGCGTCGACGAGGTCCAGTCGCTGCTCGAACAGGCGGTCTACAAGCCGGTGCAGGGGCGCTTCAAGGTCTTCATGATCGACGAGGTGCACATGCTCACCGGGCACGCGTTCAACGCGATGCTCAAGACGCTGGAAGAGCCGCCCGAGTACCTCAAGTTCGTGCTGGCGACGACCGACCCGCAGAAGGTGCCGGTCACCGTGCTCTCGCGCTGCCTGCAGTTCAACCTGCGGCCGATGGCGCCCGAGACGGTCAACGACCACCTGGCGAACGTGCTCCAGGCCGAGGGCGTCGAGGCCGACCCGCAGGCGCTGCGCCTGCTGGCGCGGGCCGCGCGGGGCTCCATGCGCGACGCGCTCTCGCTCACCGACCAGGCCATCGCCTTCGGTGGTGGCGGCCTGCGCGAGCCGGCGGTGCGCCAGATGCTGGGCAGCGTCGACCGCAGCCACGTGTTCCGGCTGATCGAGGCGCTCGCCGCCGGCGACGGCCGCACCGTGGTGGCGGTGTCCGGGGAACTGCGGTTGAATGGCCTGTCGGCCGCCGGCGCACTGGAGGAAATGGCAGCCGTGCTGCAGCGCATGGCGGTCGTGCAGGCGGTGCCCGAAGCCGGCGACGCCGCCGACCCCGACGCGGGGCAGGTCACGCGCCTGGCCGGCCTGCTGCCCGCCGACGAGACCCAGCTGCTCTACACGATGTGCCTGCATGGCCGTGCCGAGCTCGGCCTGGCCCCCGACGAATACGCCGCGCTCACGATGGTGCTGCTGCGGCTGCTCGCCTTCCAGCCCGGCACGGCCACCGCCGCGGCGGAAAAAAAAACTCTGATCGACGCCAGGCCGGCGGTTGAGCCGCCTGCCGCGGTGCCGCTCGCGCCGGTTCGCGCACCCGCCGCGCCCCCCGTGGTTGCTCCGGCGGCGCTGGCCCCCGCTGCCGCGCCGGCACGCCCGGCCACGGCGCCCGCCAACAACATTCCGCCCGGCCGCGTGCTGCCCGTGGTCGAACCGCCGGCCGTGCGCGGTGCAGCCCCGGCGCGCGAGCGTCCCGCTGCGGGCGGCGGCGAGGTGGTCGGCGTCCCGGTGCGCCAGCAGCCCGAGTCGGCGCGCGAGGCCGCGTCGGCTCCGGCCACCGGTTTCGTGGCGACGGAAGAGGGCGATTTCTGGCATGCCACGGTGCAGCAGCTGGCGGCGGCGGAGGCCATCTCGGCGCTGGTGCGCGAGCTGGGCCTGCAGTCGCAGCTGGTGGCCCGCGACACGGGGCACTGGCTGCTGCGCGTCGAGCGCGAATCGCTCAACCAGCCGGCCGCGCGCGAGCGCCTGCAGACCGCCCTGCGCGCGGCGGGGCACGACGTGGCATTGGCGGTCGAGGTGGGGCCGGTGACCGACAGTCCCGCGCGCCGCAACGCGGCTGCCGCAGCCGAGCGCCAGAAGGCCGCCGAGGAAGTCATCCTGAACGATCCGTTCGTGCAGCAGATGATGCGGGACTTTGGCGCGAGAATCGTGCCTGGAAGCATCAAGCCCGCGTAG
- a CDS encoding ATP-binding protein — protein sequence MRDLDVPGGSAAPEKPAAVRYGLGSYLAFAFSLLSILVTALLVMAGDRIASEQVRSSIGSNLAELANQTTSRLDRGMFERHREVGLMAQRLARLADPRAVTAELEAMQRTYPNYAWMGLVDPAGRVLVSTGGVLAGDDVSAQPWFRAAREGGTVGDVHVAEPLARQLPNPGGEPMRFLDIAFPVSRPGRAEPDVFGVHLSWRWARDVRRAIFLPVGRDRSVDPLIVASDGTVLLGPPEVEGRKLAVPSLAAASRQAGYATERWPDGKDYLVGYAHDHGYLGYPGLGWRVLVRQNLDEAYAPVRELQWRLASWGLGIALLFSLVGWGAARLVTRPLKTLAAAARDLEKDAAVVQVRAEPYREVAQLGAALDSLVRNLQQKEAALRELNTSLERRVEERSAALRETFAHVRENEQRIQTILESAPDPFIGIDFSGRITDWNSRAEALFGWRRDEIVGRSLVEVLIPSRFRTSALNTLAQFTTSGQFPSAGLAIERTVVDRAGREIPVELRVGVINTGQLQVLCAFMHDISQRKEVERLKSEFVSTVSHELRTPLTSVYGSLRLLTGGLGGALPPQGQQLLEMSIRSCERLIRLINDVLDVERIESGRLELRRTRVNLRPLVERAVRDNEPYARGLGVDLQVDAAGDAWVEADEDRITQVVVNLVSNAAKFSPRGDTVRVVLRQEAGRARVAVLDHGPGIPPEFQPRVFERFAQADSSDRREKGGTGLGLNICRSIVQAHGGSIGFESVPGVRTEFHFELTLVDVGESERTSALRVDQPAS from the coding sequence GTGAGAGATCTCGACGTTCCTGGCGGCTCGGCCGCTCCGGAGAAGCCCGCCGCCGTTCGCTATGGACTCGGCAGTTACCTGGCCTTCGCCTTCTCCCTGCTCTCGATCCTGGTCACGGCGTTGCTGGTGATGGCCGGCGACCGGATCGCGAGCGAACAGGTGCGATCGAGTATCGGCAGCAACCTGGCGGAACTGGCCAACCAGACCACCAGCCGGCTCGATCGCGGCATGTTCGAGCGCCATCGCGAGGTGGGGCTGATGGCCCAGCGGCTTGCGCGTCTGGCCGACCCCCGGGCCGTGACCGCCGAACTCGAGGCGATGCAGCGCACCTATCCCAACTATGCCTGGATGGGACTGGTCGATCCGGCGGGGCGCGTCCTGGTGTCCACCGGCGGCGTGCTGGCGGGCGACGACGTTTCTGCGCAGCCGTGGTTCCGGGCCGCCCGCGAAGGCGGGACCGTGGGCGACGTGCACGTGGCCGAGCCACTGGCCAGGCAGCTGCCCAATCCGGGCGGGGAGCCGATGCGGTTCCTCGACATCGCCTTCCCGGTCTCGCGGCCCGGCCGCGCCGAGCCCGACGTGTTCGGCGTGCACCTGTCCTGGCGCTGGGCGCGCGACGTGCGGCGGGCGATCTTCCTGCCGGTCGGACGGGATCGCTCGGTGGATCCGCTGATCGTGGCCAGCGACGGCACGGTGCTGCTGGGACCACCGGAGGTCGAGGGCCGCAAGCTGGCCGTGCCGAGCCTGGCCGCCGCCTCGCGCCAGGCCGGCTACGCCACCGAGCGCTGGCCGGACGGCAAGGACTACCTGGTGGGCTACGCCCACGACCATGGCTACCTGGGCTACCCGGGCCTGGGTTGGCGCGTGCTGGTGCGCCAGAACCTGGACGAGGCCTATGCGCCGGTACGCGAGCTGCAATGGCGGCTGGCGTCCTGGGGCCTGGGCATCGCGCTGCTGTTCTCGCTGGTCGGCTGGGGCGCGGCGCGGCTGGTGACCCGTCCGCTGAAGACGCTGGCGGCGGCCGCACGTGACCTGGAGAAGGATGCCGCCGTCGTGCAGGTGCGGGCGGAGCCCTATCGCGAGGTGGCGCAGCTCGGCGCTGCGCTCGATTCGCTGGTGCGCAACCTGCAGCAGAAGGAAGCCGCGCTGCGCGAGCTCAACACCTCGCTCGAGCGCCGGGTCGAGGAGCGCAGCGCGGCGCTGCGCGAGACCTTCGCCCACGTGCGCGAGAACGAACAGCGCATCCAGACCATCCTGGAATCCGCCCCCGACCCCTTCATCGGCATCGACTTCAGCGGCCGCATCACCGACTGGAACTCCCGCGCGGAGGCCCTGTTCGGCTGGCGCCGCGATGAGATCGTCGGGCGGTCGCTGGTCGAGGTCCTGATCCCGTCGCGCTTCCGTACCTCGGCCTTGAACACGCTGGCGCAGTTCACGACCAGCGGCCAGTTCCCGTCGGCCGGGCTCGCCATCGAGCGCACCGTGGTCGACCGCGCCGGGCGCGAGATCCCGGTGGAACTGCGGGTCGGCGTCATCAACACCGGCCAACTGCAGGTGCTGTGCGCGTTCATGCACGACATCTCGCAGCGCAAGGAGGTCGAGCGCCTCAAGAGCGAGTTCGTCTCGACGGTGTCGCACGAATTGCGCACGCCGCTGACATCGGTCTACGGATCGTTGCGCCTGCTCACCGGCGGCCTCGGCGGCGCGTTGCCGCCGCAAGGCCAGCAATTGCTCGAGATGTCGATCCGCAGCTGCGAGCGGCTCATCCGCCTCATCAACGACGTGCTGGACGTCGAGCGTATCGAGTCCGGGCGCCTGGAACTGCGCCGCACGCGCGTCAACCTGCGTCCTCTGGTCGAGCGAGCGGTGCGGGACAACGAGCCCTACGCGCGCGGGCTGGGAGTGGACCTGCAGGTGGATGCCGCCGGTGACGCCTGGGTCGAGGCCGACGAGGACCGCATCACGCAGGTGGTGGTGAACCTGGTCTCGAACGCCGCCAAGTTCTCCCCGCGCGGCGACACCGTGCGGGTGGTACTGCGGCAGGAAGCGGGCCGGGCCCGGGTCGCCGTGCTGGACCATGGCCCGGGCATCCCGCCGGAATTCCAGCCCCGCGTCTTCGAGCGGTTCGCCCAGGCCGACAGCAGCGACCGGCGGGAGAAGGGCGGCACCGGGCTGGGCCTGAACATCTGCCGAAGCATCGTCCAGGCCCACGGCGGCAGCATCGGCTTCGAGAGCGTGCCGGGCGTGCGGACGGAGTTCCACTTCGAACTGACTCTGGTGGACGTCGGCGAGAGCGAGCGAACCTCTGCGCTGAGGGTCGATCAGCCGGCTTCCTGA